From a single Nostoc sp. MS1 genomic region:
- a CDS encoding IS630 family transposase (programmed frameshift), producing the protein MGSRLRVFLTPKQDKILFNLRTADVPQKVKDRAEVIRLSAHGWYVEKIADHFDWTAQTVREVLHRWEKQGLEGLWEKAGRGGKSRWAEADMAFLEKCLEQEPRTYNSVQLAQKLEQERSVKLSPDWLRQVLKKGVIWKRTRKSHKGKQDKVLQQIKQADLEMLELSAAAGEIDLKYMDESGFCAWSEPSYSYYFRGQQKRLEQSKRRGRRLSIIGFLQPLISFVYGLVIGGVSRKSYIQMMELEALEAQKAGRIRVIVQDNGPIHRCKEVQQLWTKWEEMGLYIFFLPKYCSEMNPIELEWQHLKKNELASQSFEDELDLAYAVIDGVQNRGEKGNYSTQRVKFNSYSSA; encoded by the exons ATGGGCAGCCGTTTAAGGGTATTTCTGACTCCTAAGCAAGATAAAATTTTGTTCAACCTGAGAACGGCAGATGTACCCCAGAAAGTGAAAGACCGAGCCGAAGTGATCAGATTAAGCGCACATGGTTGGTACGTAGAGAAGATAGCAGATCACTTTGACTGGACTGCCCAAACAGTAAGAGAAGTTTTGCATAGATGGGAAAAACAAGGTCTAGAAGGACTGTGGGAGAAAGCAGGGCGGGGAGGAAAATCAAGGTGGGCAGAAGCTGACATGGCGTTCTTAGAAAAATGCTTGGAGCAAGAACCACGTACATATAATAGTGTTCAATTAGCCCAAAAATTAGAGCAAGAACGCTCCGTGAAATTGAGTCCTGACTGGTTAAGGCAGGTACTC AAAAAGGGGGTCATTTGGAAGCGAACTAGAAAAAGCCACAAAGGAAAGCAAGACAAAGTATTGCAGCAAATCAAACAGGCAGACTTAGAGATGTTGGAATTATCTGCTGCTGCTGGAGAAATCGATTTAAAGTATATGGATGAATCAGGGTTTTGTGCCTGGAGTGAACCCAGTTACAGTTACTACTTCCGAGGTCAGCAAAAACGCCTGGAGCAGAGTAAGCGTCGGGGTCGAAGGTTAAGTATTATTGGGTTTCTTCAACCCCTAATTAGTTTTGTGTACGGTCTAGTGATTGGTGGCGTTTCACGCAAATCCTATATTCAAATGATGGAGCTTGAAGCACTTGAAGCCCAAAAAGCAGGTCGTATCAGAGTCATCGTTCAGGACAACGGCCCGATACATCGGTGCAAAGAAGTTCAGCAATTATGGACAAAGTGGGAAGAGATGGGTTTGTACATCTTCTTTTTACCTAAATATTGCTCAGAGATGAATCCAATTGAATTGGAGTGGCAACACCTGAAAAAAAATGAACTAGCTTCTCAAAGTTTTGAGGATGAATTAGACCTTGCCTATGCTGTCATTGATGGAGTTCAAAATAGAGGAGAAAAGGGAAACTACAGTACGCAACGTGTAAAATTTAACTCTTATTCTTCTGCTTAA